The genomic interval AAACAAACatgtttgtgattttgttttaagcGATATACACCACATTTATGTCTATATAGAAACTAGTTATAAGTAGTATTAATGATACAAACTTAAGTCACTCATATACAATATCTATGTATAATAGCATTCTCTTTCCGTTTCATTCTCTCTATAAAGGCCGCTATTGGTGCTCTTTCTAACtcgtaatttaaaaaaaaaaggttcatgAATTGGCTCTTGTacgtatttttgttttgttcttgatATCTCCAGCATGACCAACATCATCGATCGTTATGGCATACAACATGCTTGTGAACTTAGAAGCTTGGTAAGTTAGCTGAGAACATCATTTAACGTGGTCGTTAATGTCATGAAGGGATCGAAGTGTTGGCTGCGTCTGAGATAAACTCTATGCTTTGAACTTGTCATAGCGACTGAAGTTTCTAGGTTTCCCATCATTTTTTTCACGTGCAGGATCTTGCAGAAAAAACTCGGAGTTATCTTCCACACAATGAGTTACTCGAATCAGTCAAAAGGTTAGCACTAAGACGCCTTTTCCCCTCTTCATCTgatcaaaaaagttttttttttcctttgtctaCTTATGACTATGCAGCAATCTTGAAGAATCAAATGTCGACAACGTAAGTGTAGATTCTCTAATTTC from Brassica oleracea var. oleracea cultivar TO1000 unplaced genomic scaffold, BOL UnpScaffold05168, whole genome shotgun sequence carries:
- the LOC106322029 gene encoding agamous-like MADS-box protein AGL27, coding for MTNIIDRYGIQHACELRSLDLAEKTRSYLPHNELLESVKSNLEESNVDNVSVDSLISLEDQLETALSATRARKTELTMEFVKMLQEKV